From Trichoderma atroviride chromosome 1, complete sequence, one genomic window encodes:
- a CDS encoding uncharacterized protein (TransMembrane:1 (i47-67o)), whose product MPRDRSRGQMSNPNNWQEEAMRRLRQMQTRGGYPGGRGPQMPRGANPALFGGILLAGGAYLLSNSLFNVDGGHRAIKYQRLTGVSKEIYSEGTHINIPWFETPIIYDVRAKPRNVASLTGTKDLQMVNITCRVLSRPSVESLPQIYRTLGTDYDERVLPSIVNEVLKSVVAQFNASQLITQREMVAKLVRDNLSRRAARFNILLDDVSLTHLAFSPEFTAAVEAKQVAQQEAQRAAFVVDKARQEKQAMVVKAQGEARSAELIGDAIKKSKAYVELKKIENARLIAQQLQESGAKNRLLLDAEGLGLNVFEDSDKK is encoded by the exons ATGCCTCGAGACA GATCCAGAGGTCAAATGTCGAACCCCAACAATTGGCAGGAGGAGGCGATGCGCCGTCTGCGTCAGATGCAGACGCGGGGCGGCTATCCCGGAGGACGAGGGCCTCAGATGCCCAGAGGAGCGAATCCCGCGCTCTTTGGAGGAATCCTTCTGGCGGGTGGCGCCTATCTGCTGTCGAACTCGCTGTTCAACGTGGACGGTGGTCACCGAGCGATCAAGTACCAGAGATTAACGGGTGTGAGCAAGGAGATCTACAGTGAAG GAACACACATCAATATCCCATGGTTCGAGACGCCCATCATCTATGACGTACGAGCAAAGCCGCGGAACGTTGCCTCCTTGACAGGCACCAAAGACTTGCAGATGGTCAACATCACCTGCCGTGTTCTCTCAAGACCGAGCGTCGAATCTCTGCCCCAGATCTATAGAACGCTTGGAACCGACTACGATGAGCGAGTGCTGCCTTCGATTGTAAACGAGGTGCTGAAGAGCGTCGTCGCCCAGTTCAATgccagccagctcatcaCGCAGCGAGAAATGGTTGCCAAGCTAGTACGAGACAACTTGTCTCGCCGAGCTGCGCGATTCAACATCCTGCTTGACGACGTGTCTTTGACG CACCTCGCCTTTTCTCCTGAATTCacagctgctgttgaagctAAGCAGGTTGCGCAACAAGAGGCGCAGCGAGCAGCCTTCGTCGTCGACAAGGCCCGACAGGAGAAGCAAGCCATGGTTGTCAAGGCACAGGGTGAGGCTCGATCCGCTGAGCTGATTGGTGATGCtatcaagaagagcaaggccTACgtggagctgaagaagattgagaatGCTAGACTCATTGCGCAACAGCTGCAAGAGTCCGGAGCGAAGAACAGGCTGCTTCTAGATGCTGAAGGTCTGGGCCTCAACGTCTTTGAGGATTCAGATAAGAAATaa
- a CDS encoding uncharacterized protein (BUSCO:EOG092D2AVN), producing the protein MADSGLVKSEFVKDEPAASPMALDEDDLFEDAGDLDFYDKSAPGNTFETLYLARIPKYMWDAWIKLTEKMGDDEEIQIGTLRTWNEPQMDTLADGTPRELTKLRMLLTANTPEHQLLPREYDLEILDQDVNNSFIFSEEDLPGYKNKTRSDAASAGIPLALLRSRGNGNGGSERPTYDRRSRFQPYYRKAIPKKTKIFGKIRYDLRVEPRNLREEEELLAKRIFDAENSKTKLQIISRNKASSIINPGATGSVSWGGNFIKNAAPTTKPKKGEILKATRIPKNQLLDLIFDCFRQYQYWSMKALRQRTQQPDSYLRQVLEEVAVLNKSGPFANHYCLSEAYRDKGGNDAKEAAAEAMDDDGDDDEGEEMEDVLVMQ; encoded by the exons ATGGCGGACTCGGGGCTCGTCAAGTCGGAGTTCGTCAAGGACGAGCCGGCAGCCTCGCCAATGGCgcttgacgaggacgacctCTTCGAAGATGCCGGTGATCTCGACTTTTATGACAAGTCCGCTCCCGGAAATACGTTTGAGACGCTGTACCTTGCGCGCATCCCAAAGTACATGTGGGATGCGTGGATCAAGCTGACGGAGAAGatgggcgacgacgaggagattCAGATTGGCACGCTGCGGACGTGGAACGAGCCTCAGATGGACACATTGGCGGATGGAACCCCTCGCGAGCTTACGAAGCTGCGCATGCTCCTCACCGCAAACACCCCAGAGCACCAGCTTCTCCCTCGAGAGTACGACCTGGAGATTCTCGACCAGGACGTGAAcaattcttttattttcagCGAGGAGGATCTGCCGGGCTACAAGAACAAGACGCGCTCGGATGCGGCTAGTGCTGGAATACCGCTCGCCTTGCTGCGATCGAGAggaaatggcaatggcgggTCCGAGAGGCCAACTTATGACCGCAGGAGTCGATTCCAGCCATACTACCGCAAGGCTATCCCGA AGAAAACCAAAATCTTTGGAAAGATTCGATACGATCTGCGTGTTGAGCCACGAAACCtccgagaagaagaagagctcttGGCGAAGCGCATCTTCGACGCCGAAAATTCCAAAACGAAACTTCAGATTATCAGCAGGAATAAAGCTTCTTCCATTATCAATCCTGGAGCTACGGGCTCCGTCAGCTGGGGAGGAAACTTCATT AAAAATGCTGCCCCTACcaccaagcccaagaagggcGAAATCCTCAAAGCTACTCGTATCCCCAAGAACCAGCTTCTCGATCTTATTTTCGATTGTTTCCGTCAATATCAGTACTGGTCGATGAAGGCCCTGCGGCAGAGAACCCAGCAGCCGGATTCTTATCTGCGCCAGGTCTTGGAGGAAGTTGCCGTTCTCAACAAGAGCGGCCCATTTGCCAACCACTACTGCTTGAGTGAAGCTTACCGAGATAAAGGTGGCAATGATGCTAAAGAGGCTGCCGCAGAGGCtatggatgacgatggtgatgatgacgagggcgAAGAAATGGAGGATGTGCTGGTGATGCAGTAG
- a CDS encoding uncharacterized protein (EggNog:ENOG41~CAZy:GH15) has protein sequence MTKGYKQNAYREAINVQEELKKWVVRRVECIRGSLPINVEIFPAFNYGRDSHETTLLQEIHTPEHRESKIGTFHSKDVKLQLDVAVDKGDGHDCGQMTFEKVKKDEMLGEGIVSHFTLRAGQSVSFVLRNDIPNHITEVITDAVVDSQQHDTQMFWYNFISQSKYKGRWREVVSRSLMILKLLTYEPTGAIIAAPTFSLPEDVGGVRNWDYRYSWVRDSSFTIYILLRLGFKAEADAYMDFIMERFTSDRGPDGGLPIMFTIRGGTDIPEMTLDHFEGYRGSAPVRIGNGAAFHLQFDVYGELMDSIYLYNKYGKPVSWDIWCAVRRMLDYVLTIIGKTDMSIWEVRGNKQRFTISQIFLWVAFDRGLRLAEKRCLPCPNRAKWLEARDSLYEEIMEKGYNTELKSFVQSYEANTVLDSSILLAPLVFFIAPSDPRFVNTINRIMLPPEQGGLTSTGLVYRYDTDESDDGVGGRDGAFSICTFWLVEAMTRASIHEPQYLPRALNLFQNMLQFSNHLSMFSEEIARSGEQLGNTPQAFSHLSLISAAFNLDRVFEGWQDSRT, from the exons ATGACCAAAGGGTACAAACAGAACGCCTATCGCGAGGCCATAAATGTCcaagaagagttgaagaaATGGGTTGTGCGGCGTGTAGAGTGTATTCGTGGATCGTTGCCTATAA ATGTTGAAATCTTTCCTGCATTCAACTATGGGCGAGATTCTCACGAGACTACACTTTTACAGGAGATTCATACACCGGAGCATCGAGAAAGCAAAATAGGAACCTTTCACAGCAAGGATGTTAAACTCCAGCTGGACGTTGCTGTCGACAAGGGAGATGGACACGACTGCGGCCAGATGACTTTCGAAAAGGTGAAAAAGGATGAGATGCTCGGCGAAGGCATAGTATCTCACTTTACTTTACGTGCCGGCCAATCGGTGTCGTTTGTCCTAAGGAATGACATTCCCAACCACATTACGGAAGTCATTACAGATGCAGTTGTGGATAGTCAACAGCATGACACGCAGATGTTTTGGTACAATTTCATCTCTCAATCCAAGTACAAGGGGCGATGGAGAGAGGTCGTATCGCGAAGTCTTATGATTCTGAAATTGCTCACTTATG AACCGACCGGTGCCATTATTGCAGCTCCCACCTTCTCTTTACCTGAAGACGTAGGGGGCGTGAGAAATTGGGATTATCGTTATTCTTGGGTACGAGACTCGAGCTTCACTATATACATTCTCCTCCGGCTTGGCTTCAAAGCCGAGGCAGATGCATATATGGACTTCATCATGGAGAGATTCACATCAGATCGAGGACCCGATGGGGGTCTTCCCATCATGTTTACTATTCGGGGAGGCACTGATATTCCTGAAATGACTCTAGATCACTTTGAAGGCTATCGAGGCAGTGCCCCTGTTCGCATTGGGAATGGCGCAGCTTTCCATCTGCAATTCGACGTGTATGGCGAATTGATGGACTCCATTTATTTGTATAACAAATATGGAAAGCCAGTGTCCTGGGACATTTGGTGTGCCGTACGACGGATGCTAG ATTACGTCTTGACCATTATTGGCA AAACCGACATGTCTATCTGGGAAGTGCGCGGAAACAAGCAACGGTTCACCATTTCTCAAATCTTTCTCTGGGTAGCATTTGATCGCGGTCTCCGCCTAGCAGAGAAAAGATGTCTCCCTTGTCCCAATAGAGCAAAGTGGCTCGAGGCCCGCGATAGTCTTTACGAAGAAATCATGGAAAAGG GCTATAACACGGAGCTCAAGTCCTTCGTCCAAAGCTACGAGGCCAATACGGTACTAGATTCGTCTATTCTACTTGCGCCTCTGGTATTTTTCATAGCTCCAAGTGATCCCCGTTTTGTAAACACAATCAACCGCATAATGTTGCCTCCAGAGCAAGGAGGGTTGACGAGCACTGGGTTGGTATATCGCTACGACACTGATGAGTCAGATGATG GTgttggaggaagagatggagccTTCTCTATCTGCACGTTTTGGCTCGTCGAGGCTATGACTCGTGCGAGCATTCATGAGCCCCAATATCTTCCTCGAGCTCTGAACCTTTTTCAGAATATGCTACAATTCTCGAACCACCTGTCCATGTTCTCCGAGGAGATTGCACGAAGTGGCGAACAGCTAGGCAACACGCCGCAGGCTTTTAGTCACCTGTCACTTATCAGTGCGGCCTTCAATCTTGATCGAGTTTTTGAAGGGTGGCAAGACTCTCGCACCTGA